In Hermetia illucens chromosome 1, iHerIll2.2.curated.20191125, whole genome shotgun sequence, one genomic interval encodes:
- the LOC119646399 gene encoding glyoxylate reductase/hydroxypyruvate reductase-like, with translation MANLTILVTHLEVPQVGLDILSRSCNLVFCESLPPNRSEILEKAKGVDGILWATHEPLNGEVLDAAGPNLKSISTMSADLDFVDIPTLKNRRMPLGYTPDLEYSAIATLAVGLMISAARRFDEGRVKIETGHWETHHLQWMLGQEVKGGIVGFLGFSELGQTIAKRLQGFDTQKFIYTSDKDEPDASDYKAQKVSFEDLLKQSDFIFITCPLTKETKGKFNATAFNQMKPTSVLINVSNGGIVDQDALYDALKTQKIFAAGIDETTPEPLPKTSKLLQLSNLIVTPHLGSSTKRTVDDMAVIAAHNVIRGIAGEPMFAPAYILPPEKTPEVISKD, from the exons ATGGCGAATCTTACAATCTTAGTAACGCACCTCGAAGTACCACAAGTTGGTCTTGATATTCTAAGTCGTTCATGTAATTTAGTGTTCTGTGAAAGTTTACCCCCAAATCGTTCGGAAATTCTCGAAAAGGCaaaaggagtcgatggaatATTATGGGCTACCCATGAACCTCTCAATGGGGAGGTCCTTGATGCCGCGGGTCCAAATCTGAAGTCCATTTCAACTATGAGTGCTGACCTCGACTTTGTGGATATTCCAACTTTGAAAAATCGCCGTATGCCACTAGGATATACCCCCGATTTGGAATATTCTGCCATCGCAACACTTGCCGTGGGACTGATGATATCAGCCGCTCGGAGGTTCGATGAAGGGAGGGTCAAAATCGAAAC TGGCCATTGGGAAACACACCATTTACAATGGATGCTAGGACAGGAAGTCAAAGGTGGAATTGTCGGTTTTCTTGGATTCAGCGAGTTAGGTCAAACTATTGCGAAACGTCTTCAAGGATTCGACACTCAAAAATTTATATATACCAGTGACAAGGATGAACCTGATGCAAGTGACTACAAAGCCCAGAAAGTCTCTTTCGAGGATCTTTTGAAACAATcagattttattttcatcacTTGCCCGCtcacaaaagaaacaaaaggaaaatttaatgccactgccttcaaccagatGAAACCAACTAGTGTCCTGATAAATGTTTCCAATGGGG GAATCGTAGATCAGGATGCCTTATACGATGCTTTGAAAACACAAAAAATCTTTGCTGCTGGTATTGATGAAACCACCCCTGAACCTTTACCAAAGACCAGTAAGCTCCTGCAACTTTCAAACTTGA TTGTCACACCACACCTTGGTTCCTCAACAAAACGAACAGTTGATGACATGGCTGTGATAGCCGCTCACAACGTCATTCGAGGAATTGCTGGTGAACCAATGTTCGCACCAGCTTACATTTTACCCCCTGAGAAGACGCCAGAAGTGATATCCAAAGATTAA